Proteins from a genomic interval of Pseudomonas paeninsulae:
- a CDS encoding NAD(P)H-dependent flavin oxidoreductase codes for MSLPALLEQRLRLPVVAAPMFLVSNPQLVLACCHNGIVGSFPALNQRDSGAFKAWLEEIEAGLQAESAPYAVNLIVHGSNPRLQADLAICIEQRVPIVITSLGAAKEVVDAVHSYGGLVFHDVTTRRHAEKAAEAGVDGLIAVAAGAGGHAGTLSPFALIAEIRQFFDKTLLLAGCLNHGHEILAAQLLGADLAYLGTRFIATKENNAPAAYKQMVVDAQAADILHTPAVSGVPASFMRQSLELAGYDLKQLQNKGEIDYGEKLKPISDEAKAWKTVWSAGQGVGSIADLPSVDALVARLDREYRDAQRRAQLLQQRWSR; via the coding sequence ATGAGCCTTCCCGCCCTGCTCGAACAACGCCTGCGCCTGCCCGTGGTGGCCGCCCCCATGTTCCTGGTGTCCAACCCGCAACTGGTCCTCGCCTGCTGCCATAACGGCATCGTCGGCAGCTTTCCAGCGCTCAACCAGCGCGACAGCGGTGCCTTCAAGGCCTGGCTGGAAGAGATCGAAGCCGGCCTGCAGGCCGAGTCCGCGCCCTATGCGGTCAACCTGATCGTACACGGCAGCAATCCGCGCCTGCAGGCCGATCTGGCGATCTGCATCGAACAGCGCGTGCCCATCGTCATCACCAGTCTCGGCGCGGCCAAGGAAGTGGTCGATGCAGTACACAGCTACGGTGGCCTGGTATTCCACGACGTGACCACCCGCCGCCATGCGGAGAAAGCCGCAGAAGCCGGGGTCGATGGCTTGATCGCGGTCGCTGCGGGCGCCGGTGGTCATGCCGGCACCTTGAGCCCCTTTGCCCTGATTGCGGAAATCCGCCAGTTCTTCGACAAGACCCTGCTGCTGGCTGGCTGCCTCAATCACGGCCATGAAATTCTCGCCGCGCAATTGCTCGGCGCCGACCTGGCCTACCTCGGCACCCGCTTTATCGCCACTAAGGAGAACAACGCTCCGGCGGCTTACAAGCAGATGGTTGTGGATGCCCAGGCTGCCGACATCCTCCACACCCCAGCGGTATCCGGCGTGCCGGCCAGCTTCATGCGCCAGAGTCTGGAACTGGCCGGCTACGATCTCAAGCAGCTGCAAAACAAGGGCGAGATCGACTACGGCGAGAAGCTCAAACCGATCAGCGACGAGGCCAAGGCCTGGAAAACCGTGTGGTCGGCCGGCCAGGGCGTCGGCAGCATCGCCGATTTGCCGAGCGTCGATGCGCTGGTGGCGCGCCTGGATCGTGAATACCGCGATGCGCAGCGGCGGGCCCAACTTCTGCAGCAGCGCTGGTCGCGCTGA
- the hemJ gene encoding protoporphyrinogen oxidase HemJ, translating into MFYLWLKALHIIAMVCWFAGLFYLPRLFVYHAMSADDTSRERFCVMERKLYRGIMLPSMIATLIFGVWLVSLNPDYYFSQGWMHAKLSLVVLLIAYQHLCGAQLKRFARGENRRSHVFYRWFNEAPVLVLLAVVILVVVKPF; encoded by the coding sequence ATGTTCTATCTGTGGCTCAAAGCCCTGCACATCATCGCCATGGTCTGCTGGTTCGCCGGGCTGTTCTACCTGCCACGCCTGTTTGTTTACCATGCCATGAGCGCAGACGACACCAGTCGCGAGCGTTTCTGCGTAATGGAGCGCAAGCTGTATCGCGGCATCATGCTGCCCTCGATGATCGCCACCCTGATTTTCGGTGTTTGGTTGGTCAGCCTCAATCCCGACTACTACTTCAGCCAGGGCTGGATGCACGCCAAGCTCAGCCTGGTCGTCCTGCTGATCGCTTATCAGCACCTCTGCGGCGCCCAGCTCAAGCGCTTCGCCCGTGGCGAGAATCGGCGCAGCCACGTGTTCTACCGCTGGTTCAATGAGGCGCCAGTGCTGGTCTTGCTCGCGGTCGTCATCCTGGTCGTGGTCAAACCCTTCTGA
- the argC gene encoding N-acetyl-gamma-glutamyl-phosphate reductase: MVKVGIVGGTGYTGVELLRLLAQHPQAQVAVITSRSEAGLRVDEMYPNLRGHYPDLVFSVPDIATLGACDVVFFATPHGVAHALAGELLAAGTKVIDLSADFRLQDAEEWGKWYGQPHGAPDLLPEAVYGLPEVNRETIKQARLIAVPGCYPTAAQLGFIPLLEAGLADTSRLIADCKSGVSGAGRGASVGSLFSEAGENMKAYGVKGHRHLPEICQGLRRAAGSEVGLTFVPHLTPMIRGIHATLYATVADRSVDLQALFEQRYASEPFVDVMPPGSHPETRSVRGANVCRIAVHRPQDGDLVVVLSVIDNLVKGASGQAVQNMNILFGLDERLGLSHAAMLP; this comes from the coding sequence ATGGTCAAGGTCGGTATCGTCGGCGGCACGGGCTACACCGGAGTGGAATTGTTGCGCCTGTTGGCGCAGCACCCACAGGCGCAAGTTGCAGTCATCACTTCGCGCTCAGAGGCGGGCTTGCGCGTCGACGAGATGTACCCGAACCTGCGCGGTCACTACCCTGACCTGGTCTTCAGCGTCCCGGATATCGCAACTTTGGGTGCCTGCGATGTAGTGTTCTTCGCCACTCCGCATGGCGTCGCCCATGCCCTGGCCGGCGAGTTACTGGCGGCCGGTACCAAGGTGATCGACCTGTCTGCCGACTTTCGCCTGCAAGACGCCGAAGAGTGGGGCAAGTGGTATGGCCAGCCCCACGGCGCGCCGGATCTATTGCCAGAGGCGGTTTATGGTTTGCCAGAGGTCAACCGCGAAACAATCAAACAGGCGCGCCTGATCGCCGTGCCCGGTTGCTACCCGACCGCTGCACAGTTGGGCTTTATCCCGCTGCTGGAAGCCGGACTGGCCGACACTTCGCGGTTGATCGCCGACTGCAAGTCCGGAGTCAGTGGCGCCGGGCGCGGTGCCAGCGTCGGTTCATTGTTCAGCGAAGCGGGTGAAAACATGAAGGCCTACGGCGTCAAAGGGCATCGTCATCTGCCGGAAATTTGCCAGGGTTTGCGCCGTGCGGCTGGCTCCGAGGTGGGGCTGACCTTCGTGCCGCACCTGACCCCGATGATTCGCGGCATCCATGCGACCTTGTATGCGACCGTGGCGGACCGCTCGGTCGATCTGCAGGCACTGTTCGAGCAGCGTTATGCCAGCGAGCCGTTCGTTGATGTGATGCCGCCCGGCAGTCACCCGGAAACCCGCAGCGTGCGAGGGGCCAACGTTTGTCGCATTGCCGTGCACCGCCCGCAAGATGGCGATCTGGTGGTGGTGCTGTCGGTGATCGACAATCTGGTCAAAGGTGCTTCCGGCCAGGCAGTGCAGAACATGAACATCCTTTTCGGGCTTGATGAGCGCCTGGGGCTGTCCCACGCGGCCATGCTGCCCTGA
- a CDS encoding DUF6776 family protein, with amino-acid sequence MRLVLLLLLLAIPASFYGGTWWQLHATRTIEVEYQPLQKRLIALEQELDQLRQRLIVASSGEKVAQQANEQSRLTIKLLEEQIFKQQQDLAFYKGVLAPASRREGLRIRAFELQATDRPGHFRYKILLSRVGKDDKPLDGQLVVTVEGRQGGKAVSLELAALTQDLPDQFSGQMIPFAFKHFQAIPEAGRFAELKLPDGFTAHQIRVRAEIKGEKPLERTFKWIDQE; translated from the coding sequence ATGCGACTGGTACTGCTGTTGTTGCTCCTGGCTATTCCTGCCTCGTTCTATGGAGGAACCTGGTGGCAGTTGCACGCAACCCGGACGATCGAGGTTGAGTACCAGCCGCTGCAGAAGCGCTTGATCGCGCTGGAGCAGGAGCTGGATCAGCTGCGCCAACGCCTGATTGTGGCCAGCAGTGGCGAGAAAGTGGCACAGCAGGCCAACGAGCAGAGCCGGTTGACCATCAAGCTGCTTGAAGAGCAGATCTTCAAACAGCAGCAAGACCTGGCCTTCTACAAAGGCGTGCTGGCGCCAGCCAGTCGTCGGGAAGGGTTACGTATTCGCGCCTTTGAGTTGCAGGCCACGGACAGGCCGGGGCACTTCCGCTACAAAATACTCCTCAGCCGGGTGGGCAAGGACGACAAGCCGCTTGACGGCCAGTTAGTGGTAACAGTGGAGGGGCGTCAGGGCGGTAAGGCGGTCAGTTTGGAACTGGCCGCACTGACGCAAGACTTGCCCGATCAGTTCAGTGGTCAGATGATTCCCTTTGCTTTCAAGCATTTCCAGGCTATTCCTGAAGCTGGACGCTTCGCCGAGCTGAAGTTGCCTGACGGCTTTACTGCGCATCAGATCAGGGTGCGTGCCGAGATCAAAGGCGAAAAGCCGTTGGAGCGGACATTCAAATGGATCGACCAGGAGTGA
- a CDS encoding bactofilin family protein, which translates to MWNKDKRKTDMQRFTGKTSLIAAGAELNGDLRFHGAVQVDGRVCGDLQTSEGMVRVSAEGQVEGEIRAPRIVIDGEVIGDVYASEHLELGSRARVCGNLYYGLMEMAMGAQIEGSMRPLKEQPRPLELSENLVTAE; encoded by the coding sequence ATGTGGAATAAAGACAAACGCAAGACCGACATGCAGCGCTTCACGGGCAAGACCAGCCTGATCGCCGCGGGGGCGGAGCTCAACGGAGACTTACGCTTTCACGGCGCGGTACAGGTCGATGGGCGGGTCTGTGGCGATCTGCAGACCAGTGAAGGCATGGTTCGAGTCAGTGCCGAGGGGCAGGTTGAAGGTGAGATTCGCGCCCCCCGTATAGTGATCGACGGCGAGGTTATCGGCGATGTTTACGCCAGCGAGCACCTCGAGTTGGGTAGTCGCGCGCGCGTGTGCGGTAATCTGTATTACGGCTTGATGGAAATGGCCATGGGGGCGCAGATCGAAGGGAGCATGCGTCCACTCAAAGAGCAGCCGCGACCTTTGGAGTTGTCGGAAAATCTGGTTACTGCAGAATAG
- the erpA gene encoding iron-sulfur cluster insertion protein ErpA has translation MSVETFTPTALLFTQGAASKVKSLVDEEGNPRLKLRVFVTGGGCSGFQYGFTFDEELADDDTIVEREGVSLVVDPMSFQYLAGAEVDYQEGLEGSRFVINNPNATTTCGCGSSFSI, from the coding sequence ATGAGCGTCGAAACCTTCACCCCCACAGCTTTGCTATTCACCCAGGGCGCGGCGAGCAAGGTGAAGAGCCTGGTCGATGAAGAGGGTAACCCTCGCCTGAAGCTGCGCGTGTTCGTCACGGGTGGCGGCTGTTCGGGCTTCCAGTATGGCTTCACCTTCGATGAAGAACTCGCCGATGACGACACCATTGTCGAGCGCGAAGGCGTGAGCCTGGTCGTTGACCCAATGAGCTTCCAGTACCTGGCGGGTGCCGAGGTGGATTACCAGGAGGGCTTGGAAGGCTCGCGTTTCGTGATCAACAATCCAAACGCAACCACTACCTGTGGCTGTGGTTCGTCCTTCTCGATCTAG
- a CDS encoding anhydro-N-acetylmuramic acid kinase, translating to MPLYLGVMSGTSLDGLDIALIEQSEKTTLLATHYLPMPDELLADLLALCAPGPDELARAAMVEQRWVRLAAQGIHSLLKQQELNPTSIRAIGSHGQTIRHEPARGFTVQIGNPALLAELTGISVVSDFRRRDIAAGGQGAPLVPAFHEALFAEQHSYRAVLNIGGFSNLSLLAPDQPARGFDCGPGNVLMDAWIQRQHGDSYDRDGAWAASGKVQSKLLEALLSDPFFKTQGPKSTGRELFNLNWLDQHLDKQLRYTEADVQATLLELTAISISKALHSAQRETDELLVCGGGAHNRTLITRLAALLPHCVVNSTQAHGVPADWVEAMAFAWLAHCCLEGIPANRPSVTGACGLRVLGAIYPA from the coding sequence ATGCCGCTCTATCTTGGGGTGATGTCCGGTACCAGCCTTGATGGCTTGGACATCGCCCTGATCGAACAAAGCGAAAAGACCACTCTACTCGCCACCCATTACCTGCCCATGCCGGATGAACTGCTTGCTGATCTTTTGGCTCTGTGCGCACCGGGCCCGGACGAGTTGGCTCGGGCCGCCATGGTCGAACAACGCTGGGTGAGACTGGCTGCCCAAGGCATTCATTCGCTGCTGAAACAGCAAGAGCTCAACCCCACGTCAATCCGCGCAATCGGCAGCCACGGCCAAACCATTCGCCATGAACCGGCTCGCGGCTTCACCGTCCAGATAGGCAACCCCGCGCTGCTTGCCGAACTGACCGGCATCAGCGTAGTAAGCGATTTTCGCCGCCGCGATATCGCCGCTGGAGGACAAGGTGCACCACTGGTGCCGGCGTTCCATGAAGCCTTATTTGCCGAGCAACACAGCTATCGCGCGGTATTGAATATCGGAGGATTCAGCAACCTCAGCCTACTCGCACCCGATCAACCTGCGCGCGGCTTCGATTGTGGCCCAGGCAATGTGCTGATGGATGCCTGGATCCAACGCCAACACGGCGACAGTTATGACCGCGACGGCGCCTGGGCTGCCAGTGGCAAGGTGCAGTCCAAGCTACTCGAAGCATTGCTCAGCGACCCCTTCTTCAAAACCCAGGGACCAAAGAGTACCGGCCGCGAGCTATTCAATTTGAACTGGCTCGACCAGCACCTAGACAAGCAACTTCGCTATACCGAAGCGGATGTGCAAGCGACATTGCTGGAACTGACGGCTATCAGTATCAGCAAGGCCTTGCACAGCGCCCAACGCGAGACTGATGAGCTGCTGGTCTGCGGTGGTGGCGCGCATAACCGCACGTTGATCACACGCCTCGCCGCGCTGCTCCCACACTGCGTAGTCAACAGCACGCAGGCTCATGGCGTGCCTGCAGACTGGGTGGAAGCCATGGCGTTCGCCTGGCTGGCCCATTGCTGCCTGGAAGGCATACCCGCCAATCGGCCGAGCGTGACAGGCGCTTGCGGGCTGCGAGTGCTCGGCGCTATCTATCCTGCCTGA
- a CDS encoding peptidoglycan DD-metalloendopeptidase family protein: MTPISKAPPLYPKTHILAASGIAALLSLALLVFPTREVEAKRTYLSLELDSGSELVLREKDDLRPDSPTDAQNTSPFTKIEKPANTRNSAEQSVETENNANPSVEASATAPVDPSHKIVKVANGDTLSTIFAEVGLSATDLHQVLSSSKEAKQFSRLKVGQALEFQLTADGQLKRLHSKLSDLESISLAKNDKGFAFERERVKPDVRSAYAHGVINSSLFLSAKRAGLSHGLTMELANVFGYDIDFAMDIRDGDEFEMVFEEKVVNDKQVGTGNILSARFTNRGKTYTAVRYTDKQGNTSYYSADGTSMRKAFIRTPVDFARISSRFSNGRRHPILNKIRAHKGVDYAAARGTPIKAAGDGKISLAGRKGGYGNTVVIQHGSRYRTLYAHMQGFAKGIRTGGSVKQGQIIGYIGTTGLSTGPHLHYEFQVNGTHVDPLSQKLPMADPIARNEKQRFMQLSTPLMARMDKEKTTLLALNKR; this comes from the coding sequence ATGACCCCTATAAGCAAAGCCCCTCCTCTGTACCCGAAAACCCACATTCTGGCTGCCAGTGGCATAGCCGCACTGCTCAGCCTGGCCTTGCTGGTGTTTCCCACACGCGAAGTCGAAGCCAAGAGAACCTACCTCAGCCTTGAACTCGACAGCGGTTCAGAGCTTGTCCTTCGTGAAAAGGATGACCTCCGCCCAGATAGCCCCACCGATGCGCAAAACACCTCGCCATTCACCAAAATCGAAAAACCCGCGAATACCCGTAATAGCGCCGAACAAAGCGTTGAGACAGAGAACAACGCCAACCCTAGCGTTGAAGCTTCAGCCACCGCACCAGTCGACCCGAGCCACAAGATAGTCAAGGTTGCGAACGGCGATACGCTCTCCACAATATTTGCCGAAGTCGGCCTGTCAGCGACCGATCTTCACCAGGTGTTGAGCAGCAGTAAAGAGGCTAAGCAATTCAGCCGCCTCAAGGTTGGTCAGGCGCTGGAGTTCCAACTCACCGCGGATGGCCAACTGAAACGCTTGCACAGCAAACTCAGCGACCTCGAAAGCATCAGCCTGGCCAAGAACGATAAAGGTTTTGCCTTCGAACGCGAGCGCGTCAAACCTGACGTCAGAAGCGCCTATGCTCATGGCGTGATCAACAGTTCGCTGTTTTTGTCCGCCAAGCGCGCCGGCCTCTCCCATGGCTTGACCATGGAACTGGCCAACGTTTTCGGCTATGACATCGACTTTGCCATGGACATTCGTGACGGCGACGAATTTGAGATGGTTTTCGAGGAAAAAGTGGTCAACGACAAACAAGTCGGTACCGGCAATATTCTCTCGGCACGGTTTACTAATCGCGGCAAGACCTACACTGCGGTGCGCTATACCGACAAGCAAGGCAACACCAGCTACTACAGTGCCGACGGCACCAGCATGCGCAAGGCCTTCATCCGCACCCCTGTAGACTTTGCCCGCATCAGTTCACGCTTCTCCAATGGTCGACGTCATCCGATCCTGAACAAAATCCGCGCGCACAAGGGCGTCGATTACGCCGCAGCCCGCGGGACACCAATCAAAGCCGCTGGAGATGGCAAGATCTCTCTCGCCGGACGCAAAGGCGGCTACGGCAACACCGTTGTCATCCAGCACGGCAGTCGCTACCGCACCCTCTATGCCCACATGCAAGGCTTCGCCAAAGGTATCCGCACCGGCGGCAGCGTCAAGCAGGGCCAGATCATCGGCTACATTGGTACTACCGGCCTTTCCACCGGACCACACTTGCATTACGAGTTTCAGGTCAACGGCACCCATGTCGATCCTCTAAGCCAAAAGCTGCCAATGGCCGATCCTATTGCCCGCAATGAAAAGCAGCGTTTCATGCAATTGAGCACGCCCTTGATGGCACGCATGGATAAAGAAAAAACCACCCTGCTTGCCCTCAACAAGCGCTAA
- the tyrS gene encoding tyrosine--tRNA ligase, which produces MKSVEEQLALIKRGAEEVLVESELVEKLKRGQPLRIKAGFDPTAPDLHLGHTVLINKLRQFQELGHQVIFLIGDFTGMIGDPSGKSATRPPLTRDQVLANAETYKTQVFKILDPAKTEVAFNSTWMDQLTPADFIRLSSQYTVARMLERDDFSKRYSTNQPIAIHEFLYPLVQGYDSVALRADVELGGTDQKFNLLMGRELQRSYGQASQCIVTMPLLEGLDGVKKMSKSLGNYVGIQEAPGVMYGKLVSIPDVLMWRYFELLSFRSMEEIAQLKLDVENGANPRDIKIKLAEEIVARFHGEEAAASAHRSAGNRMREGELPEDLPEIELVSAEDMPIAALLNKAGLVKNAAMARDLLGSGGVRVDGDVVDRSFIYKQGATHVCQAGKKAFARITLKAE; this is translated from the coding sequence ATGAAGTCGGTCGAAGAGCAGCTGGCGCTGATCAAGCGCGGTGCGGAAGAGGTGTTGGTTGAGTCCGAGCTGGTGGAAAAACTCAAGCGTGGTCAGCCGCTACGTATCAAGGCGGGCTTCGACCCGACGGCGCCGGATCTCCACCTCGGGCATACCGTGCTTATTAATAAGCTGCGGCAGTTTCAAGAGCTGGGCCATCAGGTTATTTTTCTGATCGGCGATTTTACCGGAATGATTGGTGATCCGAGCGGCAAGAGCGCGACCAGGCCGCCGCTGACGCGTGACCAGGTGTTGGCAAATGCCGAGACCTATAAGACCCAGGTGTTCAAGATCCTCGATCCGGCGAAAACCGAGGTGGCGTTCAACTCCACTTGGATGGATCAGCTGACTCCCGCCGACTTTATTCGGCTGTCTTCGCAATACACAGTTGCGCGCATGCTTGAGCGTGACGATTTCAGCAAGCGTTACTCGACCAATCAGCCTATTGCCATTCACGAGTTTCTCTACCCGTTAGTGCAGGGCTATGACTCTGTTGCCTTGCGCGCGGATGTCGAGCTGGGTGGGACCGATCAGAAGTTCAATCTGCTGATGGGGCGTGAATTGCAGCGCTCCTATGGTCAGGCGTCGCAGTGCATTGTCACCATGCCGCTGCTGGAGGGGTTGGACGGCGTCAAGAAGATGTCCAAGTCGCTGGGCAACTATGTGGGCATACAGGAAGCCCCGGGTGTGATGTATGGCAAGCTGGTGTCTATCCCTGATGTGCTGATGTGGCGTTACTTCGAGTTGCTCAGCTTTCGCTCAATGGAAGAGATCGCTCAGCTTAAGCTCGACGTCGAGAATGGTGCCAACCCGCGTGATATCAAAATCAAGCTGGCTGAGGAGATAGTGGCGCGCTTTCATGGGGAGGAAGCAGCGGCGAGTGCGCATCGTTCGGCGGGTAACCGCATGCGCGAGGGTGAGCTGCCGGAAGACTTGCCGGAAATTGAATTGGTTTCAGCTGAGGATATGCCTATTGCTGCTTTGTTGAACAAGGCAGGGCTAGTCAAGAACGCTGCCATGGCGCGTGACCTGCTGGGTTCCGGCGGCGTGCGAGTAGATGGAGATGTAGTGGATCGTTCCTTTATATATAAGCAGGGAGCGACCCATGTCTGCCAGGCTGGTAAGAAGGCTTTTGCGCGCATCACACTAAAAGCCGAATAA
- the birA gene encoding bifunctional biotin--[acetyl-CoA-carboxylase] ligase/biotin operon repressor BirA — MLPLLRLLQDGSFHSGEALGAALGVSRSAIWKQLQSLEAELALPVHRVRGRGYRLESPLLLLDENVLAAGESSPMWPLRILPSVDSTNAEVLRRLAGGQVPPFIILAERQTSGRGRRGRNWVSPFGENLYYSLALQVDGGMRQLEGLSLVVGLALLRALRAAGMTAAGLKWPNDVLVDGRKVAGILLELSGDPADVCHVVIGIGVNVNMLADRGAIDQPWTSMRAELGGLVDRNEFVSELNRQLSLYLGIHQASGFSALRDEWQDNHLWQGRNVTLTTGARPVSGVVLGVDRSGALRLRVAGVEQSFSGGELSLRLNNDS; from the coding sequence ATGTTGCCATTACTAAGGCTGCTTCAAGATGGGAGTTTTCATTCGGGTGAAGCGCTTGGCGCCGCCTTGGGTGTTAGTCGCTCAGCGATATGGAAGCAATTACAGTCTTTGGAGGCTGAGCTAGCGTTGCCTGTTCACAGGGTTCGCGGGCGTGGCTATCGCTTGGAGAGTCCGCTTCTCCTTTTGGATGAAAATGTGCTGGCCGCCGGTGAATCTAGTCCGATGTGGCCGTTGAGAATCTTGCCCTCCGTGGATTCGACTAATGCGGAGGTGTTAAGGCGTTTGGCGGGCGGTCAGGTACCGCCTTTTATCATATTGGCGGAGCGCCAGACCTCTGGGCGTGGTCGTAGGGGGCGCAATTGGGTGAGCCCCTTTGGTGAAAACCTCTATTACAGCCTTGCTCTTCAAGTCGATGGTGGCATGCGTCAGCTCGAGGGGTTGAGTCTAGTTGTGGGCTTGGCTTTACTCCGTGCGCTACGTGCAGCGGGGATGACCGCCGCGGGGTTGAAGTGGCCTAACGACGTATTGGTCGATGGCCGCAAGGTAGCAGGCATTCTCCTGGAGCTGTCTGGCGATCCGGCTGATGTTTGTCACGTGGTGATAGGTATTGGAGTCAACGTGAACATGCTTGCCGACAGGGGGGCGATTGATCAGCCGTGGACCTCTATGCGTGCTGAGTTAGGGGGCTTGGTGGATCGCAATGAGTTTGTAAGTGAGCTTAATCGTCAGTTGTCGCTGTATCTGGGTATACATCAGGCGAGTGGGTTTTCCGCTCTGAGGGATGAGTGGCAGGACAACCATCTTTGGCAGGGCCGTAATGTGACGCTAACCACAGGTGCCCGCCCGGTTAGTGGCGTGGTATTAGGGGTTGATCGGTCAGGCGCCCTTCGCTTGCGTGTTGCCGGAGTAGAGCAAAGCTTTAGTGGTGGGGAGCTCAGTTTGAGGTTGAACAATGATTCTTGA
- a CDS encoding pantothenate kinase translates to MILELDCGNSFIKWRIVTESGVSTGCGGVAGADEELVLAVRQQQLLGLRACRLVSVRSDEETARLVDALRRAFCIECICASPAVELAGVRNGYEQYERLGLDRWLALVGAYQQAQQACLVLDLGTAVTSDLVDTDGRHLGGFICPGVPLMRNQLRTHTRRTRYDDQLAEQAMQNLAPGRSTAEAVERGCSLMLQGFVRTQLDMARDYWGGHFVVFLTGGDASLVVDMLPDARVVPDLVFIGLAIACPLR, encoded by the coding sequence ATGATTCTTGAGCTCGATTGTGGAAATAGCTTTATCAAATGGCGAATAGTCACAGAAAGTGGCGTGAGTACGGGTTGTGGTGGTGTTGCTGGCGCCGATGAAGAGCTCGTTTTGGCTGTGCGACAACAACAATTGCTCGGCCTGCGTGCTTGTCGTTTGGTGAGTGTGCGCTCGGATGAAGAAACCGCGCGACTTGTCGATGCGCTGAGGCGAGCATTTTGCATAGAGTGTATCTGTGCGAGTCCGGCTGTGGAGTTGGCTGGTGTACGTAATGGCTATGAGCAGTACGAGCGTCTAGGGCTTGATCGCTGGCTCGCTCTGGTTGGTGCATACCAGCAGGCCCAGCAGGCCTGCTTGGTACTAGACTTGGGCACTGCTGTGACCTCTGATTTGGTTGACACTGATGGCCGGCATCTTGGAGGTTTTATTTGTCCTGGTGTGCCTTTGATGCGTAATCAATTGCGTACTCACACTCGGCGAACACGTTATGACGATCAGCTTGCCGAGCAGGCGATGCAGAACCTAGCCCCTGGGCGCTCGACGGCTGAAGCGGTTGAGCGAGGTTGTTCATTGATGCTGCAGGGGTTTGTTCGTACTCAGCTGGATATGGCTCGCGACTATTGGGGGGGACACTTCGTGGTCTTTCTAACCGGTGGCGATGCTTCTTTAGTGGTCGACATGCTGCCTGATGCTCGGGTGGTCCCTGATCTGGTTTTTATCGGTTTGGCAATCGCCTGTCCGTTGCGTTGA
- a CDS encoding SPOR domain-containing protein, which yields MRWILLLLIVLNLFYYVWHQQQAPLRPKDVAPLALALDSKRDIQLLSETDEPVRREQAVSKEAEAVCLFLGGFESKSAAAAVEQRLISLDIRSRVQSVDATAEVEYWVYLAPLASRQASLRQLKELQARKIDSYLITQGDLANGISLGIFPREDSAKSVMQRLHDAGYESALRELPRSQRSYWVRIAPESRRLVGDPLLQSLAFDFNGLQHQLMPCESIATFP from the coding sequence ATGCGCTGGATATTATTGTTGCTGATTGTATTGAATCTGTTTTATTACGTGTGGCATCAGCAGCAGGCGCCATTGCGTCCTAAAGACGTCGCGCCACTGGCCCTTGCTCTAGACAGCAAGCGCGACATTCAACTGCTGAGTGAGACTGATGAGCCCGTGCGGCGTGAGCAGGCGGTCAGCAAGGAGGCTGAGGCTGTCTGCCTTTTTCTAGGTGGCTTTGAGTCGAAGTCTGCTGCTGCAGCTGTCGAGCAGCGGCTGATCAGTCTCGATATTCGCTCGCGCGTGCAGTCTGTGGATGCTACGGCAGAAGTCGAGTATTGGGTGTATTTGGCGCCACTAGCCTCGCGTCAGGCTTCGCTTCGGCAGTTGAAAGAGTTGCAGGCGCGAAAAATAGACAGCTACCTAATTACCCAGGGGGATTTGGCCAATGGAATATCGCTGGGGATCTTTCCGCGTGAGGATTCGGCAAAGAGTGTGATGCAGCGTCTGCATGATGCTGGTTACGAGTCCGCGCTAAGGGAGTTGCCTCGGTCTCAGCGAAGCTATTGGGTGCGAATCGCCCCCGAAAGCCGTCGCTTGGTCGGCGATCCACTCTTGCAGAGTTTGGCTTTCGACTTCAATGGGTTGCAACATCAATTGATGCCGTGCGAAAGCATTGCAACCTTTCCTTAG